A region from the Sandaracinus amylolyticus genome encodes:
- a CDS encoding VOC family protein: protein MSKSKSVITWFEIPCADLDRAARFYEAMTGTKLRRMEFVGVPHAMLASSEDVDVGGALVADPNNAPSGKGTVVYLDARGELDAWLERAQRAGGTIALPKTSIGEIGEIAFVIDTEGNRVGLHTR, encoded by the coding sequence ATGAGCAAGTCGAAGAGTGTGATCACCTGGTTCGAGATCCCCTGCGCCGACCTCGATCGTGCTGCGCGCTTCTACGAGGCGATGACCGGCACGAAGCTGCGCCGCATGGAGTTCGTCGGCGTTCCGCACGCGATGCTCGCGTCGTCGGAGGACGTGGACGTCGGCGGCGCGCTGGTCGCCGATCCGAACAACGCGCCGTCGGGCAAAGGCACGGTCGTGTACCTCGACGCGCGCGGCGAGCTCGACGCGTGGCTCGAGCGCGCGCAGCGCGCGGGCGGGACGATCGCGCTCCCGAAGACGTCGATCGGCGAGATCGGCGAGATCGCGTTCGTGATCGACACCGAGGGCAACCGCGTCGGGCTGCACACGCGCTGA
- a CDS encoding NAD-dependent epimerase/dehydratase family protein — translation MTGVLVTGATTLFGRALVERLLARRDGTTVLAVAAERTWPGVQDRRLHYLPLDLTRSRDVRELLFGPARDLAIDAVVHSAHHRSVRAEGRRVHALNVDATREMLQLAERHPTIRRFVYVGSAEIYRVDAQLPALIGEDHPIEMGPEMPQRVRDRVEADLTVCVRMGLSPLSIAVLRLAETFAPECGSQLFDYLSSRVCYRPIGHDPMLDVISIEDATRATELALGSRAQGVFNVPGADVLPLSAAIAYAKRIAIPIGASLIGPLYTARARVRGTEFEWSLNRRRFRWSGVLDGARAKRELGYEPQQRVRWTAPADETTKPTPRVHVDDTLRVTPPT, via the coding sequence ATGACCGGCGTGCTGGTGACGGGCGCGACGACGCTCTTCGGTCGCGCGCTGGTGGAGCGCCTCCTCGCGCGGCGCGACGGCACCACGGTGCTCGCCGTCGCCGCGGAGCGGACGTGGCCCGGCGTGCAGGATCGACGGCTGCACTACTTGCCGCTCGACCTCACGCGCTCGCGCGACGTGCGCGAGCTGCTCTTCGGTCCCGCGCGCGATCTCGCGATCGACGCCGTCGTGCACTCCGCGCATCACCGCAGCGTGCGCGCCGAGGGCCGTCGCGTGCACGCGCTGAACGTCGACGCGACGCGCGAGATGCTTCAGCTCGCCGAGCGCCACCCGACGATCCGTCGCTTCGTGTACGTCGGGTCCGCGGAGATCTATCGCGTCGATGCGCAGCTGCCCGCGCTGATCGGCGAAGATCATCCGATCGAGATGGGCCCCGAGATGCCGCAGCGGGTGCGTGATCGCGTCGAGGCGGACCTCACGGTGTGCGTGCGCATGGGGCTCTCACCGCTCTCGATCGCGGTGCTGCGCCTCGCCGAGACCTTCGCGCCCGAGTGCGGCAGCCAGCTCTTCGACTACCTCTCGTCGCGCGTTTGTTATCGGCCCATCGGGCACGATCCGATGCTCGACGTGATCTCGATCGAGGACGCGACGCGCGCCACCGAGCTCGCGCTCGGATCGCGCGCCCAGGGCGTGTTCAACGTGCCCGGCGCGGACGTGCTCCCGCTGAGCGCGGCGATCGCGTACGCGAAGCGGATCGCGATCCCGATCGGCGCGTCGCTGATCGGTCCGCTCTACACGGCGCGCGCGCGGGTGCGCGGCACCGAGTTCGAGTGGTCGCTCAACCGCCGGCGCTTCCGGTGGAGCGGCGTGCTCGACGGCGCGCGCGCGAAGCGCGAGCTGGGCTACGAGCCTCAGCAACGGGTGCGCTGGACCGCGCCCGCCGACGAGACGACGAAGCCGACCCCGCGCGTGCACGTCGACGACACGCTGCGCGTCACGCCGCCGACGTGA
- a CDS encoding lysophospholipid acyltransferase family protein, with protein sequence MSLAGHVSRAVTRALLPAAQRERLAGLQLRDAGHGWDRLGMHPDSVKLSAATTRFLYDVWFRVDSRGAEHVPSTGPAILAANHAGLLPLDGMMLWADVLRQTSPPRVARMVADTFVPRLPFVGTAFSRSGVVGGTRGTVDRLLDDGELLGIFPEGVPGIAKPFAERYQLRPFRVGHAELAIQHGAPIVPVGIIGSEEQWPELARIESFHAWGAPYLPIPATPIPLPVRYRIRYGAPIDPRGRFSARQADDPAAARTLAREVQAAVQALVDEGLRERKGIFR encoded by the coding sequence ATGAGCCTCGCCGGCCACGTCTCGCGCGCAGTGACGCGCGCGCTCTTGCCCGCCGCGCAGCGAGAGCGCCTCGCCGGGCTGCAGCTGCGCGATGCAGGGCACGGCTGGGACCGGCTGGGCATGCACCCGGACTCGGTGAAGCTCTCGGCCGCGACCACACGCTTCCTCTACGACGTGTGGTTCCGCGTGGACTCGCGCGGCGCCGAGCACGTCCCGAGCACGGGCCCTGCGATCCTCGCCGCGAACCACGCGGGCCTCTTGCCGCTCGACGGAATGATGCTGTGGGCCGACGTGCTGCGGCAGACGAGCCCGCCGCGCGTCGCGCGCATGGTCGCCGACACGTTCGTGCCGCGACTGCCGTTCGTCGGCACCGCGTTCAGCCGCAGCGGCGTGGTCGGCGGCACGCGCGGGACGGTCGACCGCCTGCTCGACGACGGAGAGCTCCTCGGCATCTTCCCCGAGGGCGTGCCCGGGATCGCGAAGCCCTTCGCGGAGCGCTACCAGCTGCGCCCGTTCCGCGTCGGCCACGCCGAGCTCGCGATCCAACACGGTGCGCCGATCGTGCCGGTCGGCATCATCGGGTCCGAGGAGCAGTGGCCCGAGCTCGCGCGCATCGAGTCGTTCCACGCGTGGGGCGCGCCCTACCTGCCCATCCCCGCGACGCCGATCCCGCTGCCGGTGCGCTACCGCATCCGCTACGGCGCGCCGATCGATCCGCGCGGGCGCTTCTCGGCGCGACAGGCCGACGATCCCGCCGCGGCACGAACGCTCGCGCGCGAGGTGCAGGCCGCGGTGCAGGCGCTCGTCGACGAGGGACTGCGCGAGCGAAAGGGGATCTTCCGATGA